In Carboxydothermus pertinax, one genomic interval encodes:
- a CDS encoding type 4a pilus biogenesis protein PilO gives MPFWEKLAPRERILVGVALGLAVFYLLYNYAIMPNWQKYQDLKTELATVNAEWERLQGIENVLATEVKNKEQLAKELKDIEAEFDFSLEDGAGFIKIISSAKAKDVKLLEFKPGTVVDKSYYYDFPIELKVEGYYPQVLDYLEALENFPDLAEIRNLTITAVPGDATGKVDAAFTLAIYSAKNPSGSIVVQNYQKISTGKYNPFRPLYVPSTPATIGGNVYNLPPTIPLPPTTPNTSAEGKVYNLPGNGTDLNDIPLVK, from the coding sequence ATGCCGTTTTGGGAAAAACTTGCTCCGCGGGAACGGATTTTGGTAGGAGTGGCTTTAGGGTTGGCAGTTTTTTATTTGCTGTATAATTATGCAATTATGCCCAACTGGCAAAAATATCAGGACCTGAAAACTGAATTGGCTACAGTTAACGCTGAATGGGAACGTCTGCAGGGAATTGAAAATGTCTTAGCGACTGAGGTGAAAAATAAAGAGCAGCTGGCGAAGGAACTAAAAGATATTGAAGCGGAGTTTGACTTTAGCTTAGAAGACGGTGCGGGCTTTATCAAGATTATTTCTTCGGCTAAGGCTAAGGACGTAAAGCTTCTGGAATTCAAGCCCGGAACGGTGGTAGATAAAAGTTACTATTACGACTTTCCCATAGAGCTTAAAGTGGAAGGGTATTATCCGCAAGTTTTAGATTATCTCGAGGCTTTGGAGAATTTTCCGGATCTTGCGGAAATAAGGAATTTAACAATTACCGCGGTACCGGGGGATGCAACGGGGAAGGTAGATGCGGCCTTTACCCTTGCGATTTATTCGGCCAAGAATCCTTCGGGGTCCATAGTTGTCCAAAATTACCAAAAAATATCTACCGGGAAGTATAACCCTTTTCGGCCGCTGTACGTTCCTTCAACTCCTGCTACCATCGGGGGCAATGTATACAATTTACCCCCAACAATACCGCTACCCCCAACTACTCCAAATACTTCTGCAGAGGGAAAAGTATACAACTTACCTGGAAATGGTACTGATTTAAATGATATACCTTTGGTAAAATGA
- a CDS encoding PilN domain-containing protein has translation MYKANLLPPELKKDVEIDTRKLGILAGVTALVTIIIFLSIGFMIRIYYLEKDLEVKKANLIQLQKVAQKVNEVKNETDRLAREKEAFLELKQRRIVFTVILTDINLNIPRNTWLTEVKYDPASRELALTGVSRDSEEIGIFTYNLYNLPYFAKVNLVQTVRNITGNYDFTIKAILK, from the coding sequence ATGTATAAAGCTAATCTTCTGCCCCCGGAATTAAAAAAGGATGTTGAAATTGATACCAGGAAGCTCGGGATTTTAGCTGGTGTGACGGCGTTAGTTACCATAATAATTTTTTTGTCTATTGGTTTTATGATTCGGATTTATTATTTAGAGAAGGATTTGGAAGTTAAAAAAGCAAATTTAATTCAACTGCAAAAGGTAGCCCAGAAAGTTAATGAAGTTAAGAATGAAACTGACCGTTTAGCCCGGGAAAAGGAAGCATTTTTAGAATTAAAGCAAAGACGGATTGTCTTTACAGTTATTTTGACCGATATAAATCTTAACATTCCCCGCAATACCTGGCTTACAGAAGTAAAATACGATCCGGCTTCCCGGGAACTAGCGCTGACCGGAGTTTCCCGGGACTCTGAGGAAATTGGGATCTTTACTTATAACCTTTACAATCTTCCCTACTTTGCGAAAGTAAATTTAGTGCAGACAGTAAGAAATATTACTGGTAACTACGACTTTACCATTAAGGCTATTTTGAAGTAA
- the pilM gene encoding type IV pilus assembly protein PilM, whose protein sequence is MINFFKKFLERKRYVLAFDAGVRYFKAVLIKADKNEPKIISSITFPMPVDYSDDIVREYLPKFLHSAKKELGIGNAKVITTLPGSKIISRIIKVPLMNQKELNAYLALEAEQYLPIPVKDSVLASVILENFEADDGSKQMNVLVSAAPRDVIMTLYDTVVSTGFNLDVVDLPFLALYRGVFSQINPEIPVAVVDIGAGNTLLIIVKDGILKFVRSIKWGANAITQMIAANMNLDFVKAERLKEEKGELIALEESVLDEEKLTIDISIRQATSELINEIRRSIDFYRTQDRGNSVERILITGGGSKLKGLTELFESQLNIETLTFIPVAEEKLDPALTVAYGLGLWGVERDV, encoded by the coding sequence ATGATTAATTTTTTTAAAAAATTTCTGGAAAGAAAGCGGTATGTTCTAGCCTTTGATGCGGGAGTACGCTATTTTAAAGCGGTTTTAATTAAAGCTGATAAGAACGAGCCAAAGATTATAAGCAGTATAACTTTTCCAATGCCGGTGGATTACAGTGACGATATTGTGCGGGAATACCTCCCCAAATTTCTCCATTCTGCCAAAAAAGAATTGGGTATCGGCAATGCCAAGGTCATTACTACCTTGCCCGGCAGTAAAATTATTTCGCGCATCATAAAAGTCCCTTTAATGAATCAAAAGGAATTAAATGCTTATTTAGCGCTGGAAGCGGAGCAGTACTTACCGATACCGGTGAAAGACAGTGTGCTGGCGTCGGTAATTTTAGAAAACTTTGAAGCGGATGACGGCTCCAAACAAATGAATGTTTTGGTTTCAGCTGCTCCCAGGGATGTAATAATGACCCTTTACGATACAGTGGTTTCAACGGGTTTTAACTTAGACGTGGTTGACCTTCCCTTTTTGGCATTATACCGGGGAGTTTTTTCCCAAATAAATCCGGAAATACCGGTGGCGGTCGTGGATATAGGAGCTGGCAATACCTTATTAATTATCGTCAAAGACGGAATTTTAAAATTTGTCCGTTCAATTAAATGGGGAGCAAATGCCATCACCCAAATGATTGCAGCCAATATGAACCTTGATTTTGTTAAAGCGGAACGTTTAAAGGAAGAGAAGGGAGAATTAATTGCCCTTGAGGAGTCGGTGCTGGATGAGGAAAAGTTAACTATTGACATTAGCATTCGTCAGGCTACCTCGGAATTAATCAATGAAATTCGGCGTAGCATTGATTTTTACCGTACCCAGGATAGGGGTAATAGTGTTGAAAGGATTTTAATTACCGGCGGCGGAAGCAAGTTAAAAGGTTTGACGGAGCTTTTTGAAAGTCAGCTTAATATTGAAACTTTAACCTTTATCCCAGTGGCGGAAGAAAAGCTTGATCCTGCTTTAACCGTTGCCTATGGTTTAGGATTATGGGGGGTGGAAAGGGATGTATAA
- a CDS encoding PilW family protein: MKEKGFTLVELLVVLVIGSIIMMVVMNLFIFSYNLWFKGQKTIDYQEQLRFALDRMAREVRTATAVYNPNATLSQPISPATAYSQIYLINTVGQSTYRIYYYLNTANKTLYRKVYYPAPAFTTQTEPLISDVNFVVYYLNATYSVSERIYYPNCLNLNLIINNNGKASPKLSTSVATRVPR; this comes from the coding sequence ATGAAAGAAAAAGGGTTTACTCTGGTAGAGCTTCTGGTAGTTTTAGTTATTGGCAGTATAATTATGATGGTGGTTATGAATCTTTTTATTTTTTCCTATAATCTTTGGTTTAAAGGACAAAAAACCATTGACTATCAGGAGCAACTACGCTTTGCCTTAGACCGCATGGCCCGGGAAGTCCGGACAGCAACGGCGGTTTATAATCCCAATGCCACTTTGTCCCAACCAATCTCACCAGCTACAGCCTATTCACAAATTTATTTAATAAATACCGTTGGTCAAAGCACTTACCGCATTTATTATTATTTAAATACTGCCAATAAAACTTTATATCGCAAAGTTTATTACCCAGCGCCAGCGTTTACGACGCAAACTGAGCCGCTTATCAGTGATGTAAATTTTGTAGTTTATTATTTGAACGCCACTTATTCGGTAAGCGAGAGAATTTACTATCCCAATTGTCTTAATCTTAATTTAATTATTAATAATAATGGAAAAGCTTCCCCAAAACTTTCCACTTCAGTGGCAACCCGGGTACCTAGATAG
- a CDS encoding type IV pilus modification PilV family protein: MMNQKGFSLVETMVAVLLLLIILLPLLNMLTGSSFLYNSAGSQTKALNAARDLIERLHLKSYDEIGNNSGVTQEGFKYKVSVVNKSVYNIPYKEVTVAVYYPTGTGEKGVVLTTVFTP; this comes from the coding sequence ATGATGAACCAAAAGGGTTTCAGCCTGGTGGAAACAATGGTTGCCGTACTTTTGCTTTTAATAATTTTACTTCCTCTGTTAAATATGCTTACCGGCAGCAGTTTCTTATATAATTCTGCTGGAAGCCAAACGAAAGCTTTAAATGCCGCCAGGGATTTAATTGAACGATTACATCTTAAGAGCTACGATGAAATTGGTAATAATTCAGGAGTGACTCAGGAAGGTTTTAAATATAAAGTGAGTGTGGTTAACAAATCTGTTTATAATATCCCGTATAAAGAAGTGACGGTAGCTGTTTATTACCCTACTGGTACAGGCGAAAAAGGAGTAGTTTTAACTACTGTATTTACGCCGTGA
- a CDS encoding pilus assembly FimT family protein encodes MVSKNIFLLKEKGFTLIELLVVTTIAGVTFLTAVISLDYALAKITLANEAYALAQNLRQTKEMAVAQEKAFTIWFFQDSNSYLISENSYSNKYYILPPRVKFIAVPVKLVTIDYKGSSRAFSVEMANSYGVKVRVYSTPQTDRIWITSLYK; translated from the coding sequence ATGGTATCTAAAAACATTTTTCTTTTAAAAGAAAAAGGTTTTACTTTAATTGAGCTTCTCGTAGTTACTACCATTGCCGGTGTTACTTTTCTAACAGCAGTTATAAGTTTAGATTATGCCCTGGCCAAAATTACTTTAGCCAACGAAGCTTATGCCCTTGCCCAGAACCTGCGTCAGACCAAAGAAATGGCGGTGGCTCAGGAAAAAGCCTTTACTATCTGGTTTTTTCAGGACAGTAATAGTTATTTAATTTCAGAAAATAGTTACTCGAATAAATATTATATTTTACCGCCAAGGGTTAAATTTATTGCAGTACCGGTTAAACTGGTGACTATTGATTACAAGGGAAGTAGCCGGGCCTTTTCTGTGGAAATGGCTAATAGTTATGGGGTAAAAGTACGTGTTTATTCAACTCCCCAGACTGACCGGATATGGATAACTTCTCTTTATAAGTAG
- a CDS encoding prepilin peptidase: MEIIIIFIFGLIIGSFLNVVIYRLPAGMSLIFPPSSCPSCGQRLKPQHLIPVISYLWQKGRCAYCGAKIPFRYPLVELTTAFIFCFIYLKFGLTILTLKYVLFAVFLIPLFFLDLENYLLPDKLTYPLILVGIFINIITRDLSWKNLFFGVLTGFGVLFLLALVSRGGMGGGDIKLAAGMGAFLGFPFILETLFLAFFFGGLTGIILLVTKKKERKDLVPFGPFLIGAAFLTVFWGDEILKWYLKTFFF; encoded by the coding sequence GTGGAAATTATAATAATCTTTATCTTTGGCCTTATAATTGGAAGCTTTTTAAACGTGGTAATATACCGTCTTCCGGCGGGAATGTCGCTAATTTTTCCTCCATCCTCTTGTCCCAGTTGTGGTCAGAGATTAAAACCACAGCATTTAATTCCGGTAATAAGTTATCTCTGGCAAAAAGGACGTTGTGCCTACTGTGGGGCAAAGATACCTTTTAGATATCCTTTAGTGGAGCTAACTACAGCTTTTATCTTTTGCTTTATTTATTTAAAGTTCGGCTTAACTATTTTAACTCTAAAATATGTACTGTTTGCTGTTTTTCTAATTCCATTATTTTTTCTTGACCTGGAAAACTACCTCCTGCCGGATAAGTTAACATATCCTCTTATCTTGGTAGGGATTTTCATAAACATTATTACCCGGGATCTGTCCTGGAAAAACTTGTTTTTCGGAGTTCTTACTGGTTTTGGAGTTTTATTTCTTTTGGCCCTTGTTTCGCGCGGAGGAATGGGCGGCGGTGATATTAAGCTTGCCGCAGGGATGGGGGCGTTTTTGGGTTTTCCCTTTATTTTAGAGACGCTATTTTTAGCGTTTTTCTTTGGCGGACTTACTGGGATTATTTTGCTTGTAACTAAAAAAAAGGAAAGAAAGGATTTAGTACCTTTTGGGCCTTTTTTAATTGGGGCCGCTTTTCTTACCGTTTTCTGGGGAGACGAAATTTTAAAATGGTATCTAAAAACATTTTTCTTTTAA
- a CDS encoding type II secretion system protein GspG, whose amino-acid sequence MLNFRRIIKSQKGFTLVELMVVVIIIGILAAIALPNFYKQADKAKVGRAKAELAQIRSALVVYKSEKNDLPDEGTDFQNLLSDSGFNSQLTDPWGKQYYYRKSGAGGSALFAVYSYGSDGIAGGNDDVIANVYGVFSGKNANNTNPDIFNINQ is encoded by the coding sequence ATGCTTAATTTCAGGCGCATTATTAAAAGCCAAAAAGGTTTTACACTAGTCGAACTCATGGTCGTAGTCATAATTATCGGAATCTTAGCAGCTATTGCGCTTCCGAACTTCTATAAACAAGCGGATAAAGCTAAAGTTGGCCGGGCAAAGGCTGAGCTTGCCCAAATTCGTTCGGCTTTGGTCGTTTATAAGAGCGAAAAAAATGATTTACCGGATGAGGGTACTGATTTTCAAAATTTATTATCCGATAGCGGCTTTAATTCTCAATTAACAGACCCCTGGGGTAAGCAGTATTATTATAGAAAGTCAGGGGCTGGAGGGTCTGCTTTATTTGCAGTTTATTCTTATGGATCCGATGGAATTGCAGGTGGTAACGATGATGTAATAGCTAATGTGTACGGAGTTTTTTCAGGTAAAAATGCTAACAACACGAATCCTGATATATTCAATATTAATCAGTAA
- a CDS encoding type II secretion system protein GspG: MKIRQALKNQKGFTLVELMVVVIIIGILAAIALPNFFKQADKARVGRAKSELAQIRSILITYKSEKNLIPKDDTELKPILQDNGFSDIPKDPWGNSYIYTTVGQTYSGQDAAFVIYSKGADDKPLTTDDVYADINGVFQGQHTP, translated from the coding sequence ATGAAAATAAGACAGGCCCTTAAGAACCAGAAAGGTTTTACCCTGGTGGAACTGATGGTGGTGGTGATCATCATCGGTATCCTGGCCGCAATTGCCCTGCCGAACTTTTTTAAGCAGGCAGATAAAGCGAGAGTAGGTCGGGCTAAGTCTGAGCTTGCGCAAATACGGAGTATTTTGATTACTTATAAAAGTGAAAAAAATTTAATTCCGAAAGATGATACAGAATTAAAACCTATATTACAGGATAACGGCTTTTCCGACATTCCAAAGGATCCCTGGGGAAATTCCTACATTTATACAACTGTTGGACAAACTTATAGTGGCCAAGATGCGGCATTTGTTATTTATTCAAAGGGTGCAGATGACAAACCTTTAACTACAGATGATGTATATGCAGATATAAATGGAGTTTTTCAAGGTCAACATACACCTTAA
- a CDS encoding type II secretion system F family protein yields MPQYRYKAKDLSGRVVSGLVEAESETGARNLLREKRFFVLELKKSDTVVNSGLSISFRRKLKAKDLTLMSKQLGAMISAGVPLLTAVNVLSRQVENKTLKKSLINIEEKLRSGTTLSESLREEKIFPELMCSMVEVGEVGGVLDNVLDRLSVHYEKEAQLNEKIRSAMTYPMVVLVAAIVAVLVLVTYVLPQFTGILLQANIELPLITQIVIKVTNFFSQKASLIFFTLGTIIAGIFYWFSTPPGRKVRDQLALRMPLFGSLVLKGIIARFSRTMATLIQGGVPMLQALRVIQKTLGNGELEKVLELAEDRVREGESLAGFLAQSRWFPPLLTQMMLVGEETGQLDAMLAKAADFYEQEVDAAVGRLSSVIEPVLILFMGGIVGLIIVSIMLPMFNMVNAVK; encoded by the coding sequence ATGCCCCAGTACCGGTATAAAGCTAAAGACCTTTCGGGACGAGTGGTTAGTGGTTTGGTAGAGGCGGAATCGGAAACAGGGGCGAGAAATCTCCTCCGGGAAAAACGTTTTTTTGTTTTAGAGCTAAAGAAAAGTGATACCGTGGTAAATTCTGGTTTGTCTATAAGTTTTCGGCGAAAGCTAAAAGCCAAAGATTTAACGCTTATGTCCAAACAGCTGGGGGCAATGATTTCCGCTGGAGTTCCCCTTTTAACAGCAGTTAATGTCCTTTCCCGACAAGTCGAAAACAAAACCTTGAAAAAAAGCCTTATAAATATAGAAGAAAAACTCCGCTCGGGAACTACCCTTTCCGAAAGCTTACGGGAAGAAAAAATTTTTCCGGAGTTAATGTGCAGTATGGTGGAAGTGGGGGAAGTGGGCGGGGTTTTAGACAACGTCCTCGATCGGCTTTCAGTACATTACGAAAAAGAAGCCCAGCTCAATGAAAAAATTCGTTCAGCTATGACCTATCCCATGGTGGTTTTAGTTGCTGCTATTGTTGCGGTTCTGGTATTGGTAACCTATGTCTTACCGCAATTTACCGGTATCCTGTTACAGGCTAATATAGAACTTCCGCTAATCACCCAAATAGTAATAAAAGTAACAAACTTTTTTTCCCAAAAGGCTTCTCTTATTTTTTTTACTTTAGGTACAATTATTGCCGGAATATTTTACTGGTTTTCAACCCCACCGGGACGAAAGGTGCGCGATCAATTGGCTTTAAGAATGCCCTTGTTTGGAAGCCTGGTGCTAAAGGGGATAATTGCGCGGTTTTCCCGAACCATGGCCACCTTAATCCAGGGGGGAGTGCCGATGCTTCAAGCTTTGCGGGTAATCCAGAAAACTCTGGGGAATGGGGAACTAGAGAAGGTTTTAGAATTAGCCGAAGATAGAGTAAGGGAAGGAGAAAGTCTAGCAGGATTTTTAGCCCAGAGCCGCTGGTTTCCTCCGTTACTTACCCAGATGATGCTGGTGGGCGAAGAAACCGGTCAATTAGATGCCATGCTGGCCAAAGCTGCCGATTTTTACGAACAGGAAGTGGATGCGGCGGTTGGGAGGCTTTCCTCGGTTATTGAACCGGTTTTGATATTATTTATGGGCGGAATAGTAGGTTTAATAATTGTCTCAATCATGCTGCCAATGTTTAACATGGTAAACGCGGTTAAATAG
- a CDS encoding type IV pilus twitching motility protein PilT, giving the protein MINDLLRLMVEFKASDLHLTVNFPPAYRIHGNIRPLTELARENLDIPLNLINTLTMEDTEAMAKAIMSVEQWEKFIKIGELDFAYSLPEVGRFRVNVFRQRGAVALVLRHINSKILSFKELGLPEVIADLSRKNRGIVLVTGPTGSGKSTTLASMIDLINSERACHIITLEDPIEYLHNHKKSIVNQREIGSDSESFAKALRAAMREDPDVILVGEMRDLETISIAITAAETGHLVFATLHTSSAAETIDRIIDVFPPSQQQQIRVQLSTTIQGIIAQQLIPRMDGKGRVVAVEIMVATPAIRNLIREGKTHQIPAQIQTGAKYGMQTLDMALAKLYQNRLISYEEVVSRAHDAESLARMLY; this is encoded by the coding sequence GTGATAAATGACCTTTTACGTTTAATGGTAGAGTTTAAAGCCTCGGATTTACATTTAACGGTAAACTTTCCTCCTGCTTACCGTATTCACGGAAATATTCGGCCCTTAACTGAGCTTGCCCGAGAAAATCTTGATATACCGTTAAACCTAATCAACACTTTAACTATGGAAGATACCGAAGCAATGGCCAAAGCCATAATGTCCGTTGAACAGTGGGAAAAATTTATAAAAATTGGGGAATTAGATTTTGCTTATTCCCTGCCGGAGGTTGGAAGATTTCGGGTTAACGTTTTTCGCCAGCGCGGAGCAGTGGCTTTAGTCCTCAGGCATATTAATTCGAAAATTTTGTCCTTTAAAGAATTAGGACTTCCGGAAGTAATTGCTGATCTTTCCCGCAAAAACCGGGGGATAGTCCTGGTAACCGGACCTACCGGTAGCGGTAAATCTACTACTTTAGCTTCAATGATTGATTTAATAAATAGCGAACGGGCCTGTCACATCATAACTCTCGAAGATCCTATTGAATATCTGCATAACCATAAAAAGAGCATTGTGAACCAGCGGGAAATTGGCAGTGACAGCGAAAGCTTTGCCAAGGCTTTACGGGCTGCAATGCGGGAAGACCCGGATGTAATCTTGGTGGGGGAGATGCGGGACTTAGAAACTATTTCTATTGCTATTACTGCCGCAGAAACGGGACACCTGGTTTTTGCAACCCTTCACACCTCAAGTGCAGCTGAAACCATCGATAGGATTATTGATGTTTTTCCCCCTTCTCAGCAGCAGCAGATCCGGGTACAGCTTTCTACTACCATCCAGGGAATAATTGCCCAGCAGTTAATCCCACGAATGGATGGAAAGGGCCGGGTAGTGGCAGTAGAAATCATGGTGGCAACTCCTGCAATAAGAAACCTAATCCGGGAAGGGAAAACCCACCAAATTCCAGCGCAAATTCAAACCGGTGCCAAATACGGCATGCAAACGTTGGATATGGCATTAGCAAAACTTTATCAAAACCGCCTTATTTCCTATGAGGAAGTAGTATCGAGGGCCCATGATGCCGAAAGCTTAGCCCGAATGTTATATTAA
- a CDS encoding GspE/PulE family protein yields the protein MNEKKDGKKIKRLGDFLVENGLITEEQLQKALEYQKRSGERLGQALVKLGYVTEQDIMGVLEFQLGIPQVALYNYSLNPALIKSIPESLIKRHKVIPLKREGNRLTVAMADPLNVVAIDDLRLATNLDIVPVIASEKEIDAVINRFFGAIDLNETIKDIEKVSGEEPEVLKNEEVEEVLVDEAPVVRVVNSLLLQAVNQRASDIHIEPFEDMVRVRFRVDGFLREIMTLPRAIRSSLTSRIKIMANMNITEKRLPQDGRIKIKVANRQVDMRVATTPTLFGEKVVIRLLDQENALLTLDKLGLSNKNWERLNKILSLPYGMILIAGPTGSGKTTTLYAALNQIHDPSKNIITIEDPVEYVMPGVTQIQVNPKAGLTFAVGLRSILRLDPDIIMVGEIRDKETAEIGVKAANTGHLVLSTIHTNDAVSTVGRLVEMGIEPYMVAASLLGVVAQRLVRKLCQDCKVPTDIGPDDPAYHALNLGQGEPVTVYRPVGCPACEHTGYKGRVGIHEVLINSKKVRNLIVNGGSYDDMLRVAREEGMVLMLEDGKEKVLAGITSPEEIIRVASTVS from the coding sequence ATGAATGAGAAAAAAGATGGCAAAAAAATAAAAAGATTGGGTGATTTTTTAGTTGAAAACGGGTTAATTACCGAAGAACAGCTGCAAAAGGCTTTAGAGTATCAAAAGCGATCGGGTGAGCGTTTGGGCCAAGCCCTGGTGAAGCTTGGTTATGTTACCGAACAAGACATCATGGGGGTCTTAGAGTTTCAGTTAGGTATTCCTCAGGTGGCATTATATAACTATTCGTTAAATCCTGCTTTAATAAAAAGCATTCCTGAGTCCCTAATTAAAAGACATAAAGTTATCCCTTTAAAGCGGGAAGGGAACCGTTTGACGGTAGCCATGGCTGACCCGTTAAATGTTGTTGCCATTGATGATTTGCGACTTGCTACTAATTTGGATATTGTTCCGGTTATAGCTTCGGAAAAAGAAATTGATGCGGTTATAAACCGCTTTTTCGGAGCTATAGATTTAAACGAAACGATTAAAGATATTGAAAAGGTGAGCGGCGAAGAGCCGGAAGTATTAAAAAATGAAGAAGTGGAAGAAGTTTTGGTAGACGAGGCTCCGGTGGTAAGGGTTGTGAACTCTCTTCTCTTGCAGGCGGTAAACCAAAGAGCGTCGGATATTCACATCGAACCTTTTGAAGATATGGTAAGGGTTCGTTTTCGGGTAGACGGTTTTTTGCGAGAAATAATGACCTTACCTCGAGCTATTAGAAGTTCTCTAACTTCTCGGATAAAGATTATGGCTAATATGAACATTACCGAAAAGCGGCTTCCCCAGGATGGGCGGATTAAGATAAAAGTAGCCAATCGCCAGGTGGACATGCGGGTGGCAACAACTCCGACGTTATTTGGGGAAAAGGTTGTAATAAGACTTTTAGACCAAGAAAACGCCCTTTTAACTCTGGATAAATTAGGCCTTTCCAATAAAAACTGGGAAAGACTTAATAAAATATTAAGCTTGCCCTATGGTATGATTTTAATTGCCGGCCCTACCGGAAGTGGTAAAACTACCACTCTGTATGCCGCCTTGAACCAAATTCATGACCCGTCCAAAAATATTATCACTATCGAAGATCCGGTGGAGTACGTTATGCCTGGGGTTACCCAAATCCAGGTAAACCCCAAAGCTGGACTTACTTTTGCGGTGGGCTTGCGCTCAATCTTGCGGCTTGACCCTGATATCATTATGGTTGGGGAGATTCGGGACAAAGAAACGGCAGAAATTGGAGTGAAAGCGGCCAATACCGGGCACCTCGTGCTCTCCACCATCCATACCAACGATGCGGTTTCTACCGTGGGGCGTCTGGTGGAAATGGGTATAGAACCTTACATGGTGGCGGCTTCGCTTTTAGGAGTTGTTGCCCAGCGGCTGGTGCGAAAACTTTGCCAGGATTGCAAGGTACCAACAGATATTGGGCCAGATGATCCAGCCTATCATGCTTTGAATCTTGGGCAGGGAGAACCGGTTACCGTTTACCGTCCAGTTGGCTGCCCTGCCTGTGAACATACTGGCTATAAAGGACGGGTTGGAATCCATGAGGTTTTAATAAATTCGAAAAAAGTACGAAATTTAATTGTAAATGGTGGCTCTTACGATGATATGCTTCGGGTGGCTAGAGAAGAAGGAATGGTTTTAATGTTAGAAGACGGGAAGGAAAAAGTTTTAGCGGGAATTACCTCTCCCGAAGAAATTATCAGGGTAGCCAGCACAGTAAGTTAA